In Mytilus trossulus isolate FHL-02 chromosome 14, PNRI_Mtr1.1.1.hap1, whole genome shotgun sequence, a genomic segment contains:
- the LOC134698006 gene encoding uncharacterized protein LOC134698006 → MQCQQCREQGQYASAELWCDECEEALCKSCKSLHMSFKVSRNHNVSKLPPIAVKEPSSLIGTENEFVDVGKHKLVMCDEHHDKSLEYFCIKHEKPCCILCKRQYHVECCDVEKVDDVVDDTKLATTTVDLLLGIEERKSRLTKVVDKERSNFRGLEIIKDSCIEELKNTRSAIDKHLDLLQNEIEQEINKEYGNETRKINKRITSLTARKKYVTDQHKIVVDTKQSDMSLGQKYLRIIRLKHMEDGFPESDETYHDCSLQGIANHKLSYQKTNDSITVERIKRTLQGKDNDMLKYQENKSEDELESGSSVIELELNQSKDSNFEFDSSALELQVTSSVAGTTSSLPVTTTTTLRAELPSTSTVTSLSPFLVTQTTNISCMDTVDDRSSFDFGLFNNVCVEKKNKNISISDAKWMPNKNDIAFVEKSNPRCIIYNKKGQKKGQVKLNGAPQCIAIINNICVGVTLTSKQRVCVINTDKWQIINIIPVHDYCEGLVFYESNLIANCVNKGLTYINNSGKIVKQNIDIKGALYCHIDCRGNMFSAKMNDESIHVYNLTTSKRLIYNFIGVDNPTGLTTDKDNNVFVACNNNDTIFVKPSRHPRSVVVLGRSDGIDRPLSLDYNHQSDELLVVEAEYLPAHVSQPSREPVICYRCGQPGHYAFACRVRLDHTRKACTFQQMNTEAKMYQQRQSSGDTEGLLGSPNEVTVVINGLQASATRYWFYS, encoded by the exons ATGCAGTGTCAACAATGTCGTGAACAAGGTCAATATGCATCTGCAGAATTGTGGTGCGACGAATGTGAAGAAGCGTTATGTAAAAGCTGTAAATCACTACACATGTCATTCAAAGTGAGCAGAAATCACAACGTGTCAAAATTGCCGCCTATCGCAGTAAAAGAACCATCTTCGTTAATAGGTACAGAGAATGAATTTGTTGATGTCGGAAAACACAAATTGGTTATGTGTGATGAACATCACGATAAATCGTTAGAATATTTCTGTATCAAACACGAAAAGCCATGCTGCATTCTTTGTAAAAGACAATACCATGTTGAGTGTTGCGATGTTGAGAAAGTTGATGACGTAGTAGACGATACTAAACTAGCAACTACCACAGTAGACCTCTTATTGGGAATCGAGGAACGCAAAAGCCGTTTAACTAAAGTTGTAGATAAAGAGAGGTCAAATTTTAGAGGTTTAGAAATTATCAAGGACAGTTGTATTGAAGAACTAAAGAATACAAGATCTGCCATTGATAAACATCTAGATTTATTGCAAAATGAAATCGAGcaagaaataaacaaagaatatgGAAATGAAAcaaggaaaataaacaaaagaataacAAGTCTTActgccagaaaaaaatatgtaacggACCAACACAAAATTGTAGTAGATACAAAGCAATCTGATATGTCATTAGgacaaaaatatttaaggaTTATACGCCTAAAACACATGGAAGATGGTTTTCCCGAAAGTGATGAGACCTATCATGATTGCAGTCTACAAGGTATCGCTAATCACAAACTCTCGTACCAGAAGACTAATGATAGTATAACTGTAGAGCGCATCAAACGCACTTTGCAAGGGAAAGACAACGATATGTTAAAGTATCAGGAAAATAAAAGTGAAGATGAATTAGAATCGGGCTCCTCTGTAATTGAACTAGAACTTAACCAATCAAAAGATtctaattttgaatttgattcaTCAGCTTTAGAATTACAAGTTACTTCTTCCGTTGCAGGTACAACATCTTCCTTACCTGTGACTACAACAACTACTTTGCGAGCAGAATTGCCATCTACATCAACCGTTACGAGTTTGTCGCCATTTCTTGTTACACAGACAACGAATATCTCATGCATGGATACTGTCGATGACCGTTCGTCATTCGATTTCGGTCTATTTAACAATGTTTgcgttgagaaaaaaaataaaaatatttcaataagtgATGCAAAATGGATGCCGAACAAGAACGACATAGCTTTTGTAGAAAAGTCCAATCCAAGGTGTATAATCTACAACAAAAAAGGTCAGAAAAAGGGCCAAGTCAAGCTTAATGGTGCACCACAATGCATAGCAATAATAAACAACATTTGCGTAGGTGTAACTCTTACGAGTAAGCAAAGGGTATGTGTGATAAACACAGATAAATGGCAGATTATAAATATCATTCCTGTTCATGACTATTGCGAAGGACTAGTCTTTTATGAAAGCAATCTTATAGCCAACTGTGTAAATAAAGGTTTAACGTATATAAACAATTCTGGAAAAATAGTGAAACAGAATATTGACATTAAAGGGGCATTATACTGTCATATCGATTGTCGAGGAAATATGTTTTCTGCTAAGATGAACGATGAAAGCATACATGTCTACAATCTAACAACCAGTAAACgattaatatacaattttatcGGTGTAGATAATCCCACAGGACTGACAACCGACAAAGACAATAATGTGTTTGTTGCATGTAATAACAATGACACAATATTTGTTAAACCGTCGCGTCACCCACGTTCCGTAGTAGTATTAGGGAGATCAGATGGCATTGATCGCCCATTGAGTTTAGACTACAATCATCAAAGCGACGAACTTCTAGTA GTAGAAGCTGAATACCTACCTGCTCATGTATCTCAACCATCCAGAGAACCTGTTATATGCTATAGATGTGGACAACCAGGCCACTATGCCTTTGCCTGCAGAGTTAGACTCGATCACACTAGAAAAGCTTGTACCTTTCAGCAGATGAACACTGAAGCTAAGATGTACCAACAACGACAGTCATCAGGTGATACAGAAGGATTACTAGGCAGCCCTAATGAAGTCACAGTAGTCATCAATGGACTTCAAGCATCAGCTACTAGATACTGGTTCTACAGTTAG